Proteins co-encoded in one Arachis hypogaea cultivar Tifrunner chromosome 13, arahy.Tifrunner.gnm2.J5K5, whole genome shotgun sequence genomic window:
- the LOC112738326 gene encoding growth-regulating factor 5 isoform X2, with the protein MMNNSSSSSSSRNSRFPFTPSQWQELEHQALIYKYMASGTTVPPDLLFTLKRSHFNLPHHQPAQQQHFGWNYLEMGLGRKIDPEPGRCRRTDGKKWRCSKEAYPDSKYCERHMHRGKNRSRKPVELLKTTTNTSNSASSATTHTIISSSSITKTNEHPQQRSCYNNGSNLLHQHSFVFNSHTPSRSSTSAVAFSFPDNTAPSRYVYGVKEEADERAFFKEPSSTLKSFSGSSMDDSWQLTPLTISTSSSSSSTKQRSCTSLSNNSDYSYLQLESLNERSKNQEQDQKTTVHSFFDEWPHKGRGFDSDDKCSSTTKLSISIPSTSFHDFPVLQFKNPPGC; encoded by the exons atgatgaacaacaGTAGCAGCAGCAGTAGTAGTAGGAACAGTAGGTTTCCTTTCACCCCATCACAGTGGCAAGAACTTGAACACCAAGCTCTAATATACAAATACATGGCTTCAGGTACCACTGTCCCTCCTGATCTTCTCTTCACTCTCAAAAGAAGCCATTTCAATTTGCCTCATCACCAACCAGCTCAACAACAACACT TTGGATGGAACTATCTTGAAATGGGTTTGGGAAGAAAAATAGACCCGGAACCAGGGAGGTGTAGAAGAACAGATGGAAAAAAATGGAGGTGCTCAAAAGAGGCATACCCAGATTCAAAGTACTGTGAAAGGCACATGCACCGAGGGAAAAACCGTTCAAGAAAGCCTGTGGAACTTTTGAAAACAacaacaaacacaagcaatagtGCTTCTTCAGCAACAACCCACACCATcatctcatcatcatcaatcacTAAAACTAATGAGCACCCTCAACAACGTTCTTGCTATAATAATGGTTCAAATCTTCTTCATCAGCATTCCTTTGTCTTCAATTCCCACACTCCATCAAGGTCATCAACATCTGCTGTTGCTTTTTCATTTCCAGACAACACTGCTCCCTCCAG GTACGTCTATGGAGTGAAAGAGGAAGCGGATGAACGTGCTTTCTTCAAAGAACCTTCTAGCACATTGAAAAGCTTCTCTGGATCCTCCATGGACGATTCATGGCAACTCACACCATTGACCATAAGCacctcatcttcttcttcctccacaaAACAGAGGAGTTGCACAAGTTTATCCAACAATAGTGACTACTCGTACTTGCAACTTGAGAGCCTCAATGAGCGCTCAAAAAATCAAGAACAAGATCAGAAGACTACTGTTCATAGCTTCTTTGATGAATGGCCCCACAAAGGCAGAGGATTTGATTCCGATGACAAATGTTCTTCCACAACCAAATTATCAATTTCCATTCCATCAACATCTTTTCATGACTTTCCCGTCCTTCAGTTCAAGAACCCACCTGGCTGCTGA
- the LOC112738326 gene encoding growth-regulating factor 3 isoform X1 — protein MMNNSSSSSSSRNSRFPFTPSQWQELEHQALIYKYMASGTTVPPDLLFTLKRSHFNLPHHQPAQQQHFGWNYLEMGLGRKIDPEPGRCRRTDGKKWRCSKEAYPDSKYCERHMHRGKNRSRKPVELLKTTTNTSNSASSATTHTIISSSSITKTNEHPQQRSCYNNGSNLLHQHSFVFNSHTPSRSSTSAVAFSFPDNTAPSSRYVYGVKEEADERAFFKEPSSTLKSFSGSSMDDSWQLTPLTISTSSSSSSTKQRSCTSLSNNSDYSYLQLESLNERSKNQEQDQKTTVHSFFDEWPHKGRGFDSDDKCSSTTKLSISIPSTSFHDFPVLQFKNPPGC, from the exons atgatgaacaacaGTAGCAGCAGCAGTAGTAGTAGGAACAGTAGGTTTCCTTTCACCCCATCACAGTGGCAAGAACTTGAACACCAAGCTCTAATATACAAATACATGGCTTCAGGTACCACTGTCCCTCCTGATCTTCTCTTCACTCTCAAAAGAAGCCATTTCAATTTGCCTCATCACCAACCAGCTCAACAACAACACT TTGGATGGAACTATCTTGAAATGGGTTTGGGAAGAAAAATAGACCCGGAACCAGGGAGGTGTAGAAGAACAGATGGAAAAAAATGGAGGTGCTCAAAAGAGGCATACCCAGATTCAAAGTACTGTGAAAGGCACATGCACCGAGGGAAAAACCGTTCAAGAAAGCCTGTGGAACTTTTGAAAACAacaacaaacacaagcaatagtGCTTCTTCAGCAACAACCCACACCATcatctcatcatcatcaatcacTAAAACTAATGAGCACCCTCAACAACGTTCTTGCTATAATAATGGTTCAAATCTTCTTCATCAGCATTCCTTTGTCTTCAATTCCCACACTCCATCAAGGTCATCAACATCTGCTGTTGCTTTTTCATTTCCAGACAACACTGCTCCCTCCAG TAGGTACGTCTATGGAGTGAAAGAGGAAGCGGATGAACGTGCTTTCTTCAAAGAACCTTCTAGCACATTGAAAAGCTTCTCTGGATCCTCCATGGACGATTCATGGCAACTCACACCATTGACCATAAGCacctcatcttcttcttcctccacaaAACAGAGGAGTTGCACAAGTTTATCCAACAATAGTGACTACTCGTACTTGCAACTTGAGAGCCTCAATGAGCGCTCAAAAAATCAAGAACAAGATCAGAAGACTACTGTTCATAGCTTCTTTGATGAATGGCCCCACAAAGGCAGAGGATTTGATTCCGATGACAAATGTTCTTCCACAACCAAATTATCAATTTCCATTCCATCAACATCTTTTCATGACTTTCCCGTCCTTCAGTTCAAGAACCCACCTGGCTGCTGA